AAGATACAAAATAATGGCAGCCATACTTATTATGCTTGCTGGTGGCTTGGTTTTATTGCCTAAATACGAAAAGAGCGAAGGCATACCTGCCGAACAATTACTTAGCAATATTATTAGTCTTGAAAGATATGTATCTAGCGATCAAATTTCTGATAAATTAATTAATCAAGATCCTTCTTTTATACTCATTGATGTACGTGATGAAGATAGCTACACTAAGTATACACTTCCAAACGCTATCAATATTCCATTAAAAAATTTACTGGATGAAACGTTTGAATCTTTTTTAAATCAAGATCAATTTGATGTCGTATTCTTTTCAAATGATAATTTTTATGCAGATCAAGCTTGGGCAATATGTAACCGCTTAGAATATAAAAATTTACATGTTTTAAAAGGTGGTATAAATAAATGGTTTGCTACTATTATCAATCCGCA
The nucleotide sequence above comes from Flavobacteriaceae bacterium HL-DH10. Encoded proteins:
- a CDS encoding rhodanese-like domain-containing protein is translated as MMVKKRTAKILALRYKIMAAILIMLAGGLVLLPKYEKSEGIPAEQLLSNIISLERYVSSDQISDKLINQDPSFILIDVRDEDSYTKYTLPNAINIPLKNLLDETFESFLNQDQFDVVFFSNDNFYADQAWAICNRLEYKNLHVLKGGINKWFATIINPQEPDENMPSEAFELYTTRKAASMFYGVVYPDQVTSNTPIKITPKQIITVKKKKKTAEGGC